Proteins encoded within one genomic window of Vidua macroura isolate BioBank_ID:100142 chromosome 2, ASM2450914v1, whole genome shotgun sequence:
- the LOC128803409 gene encoding interleukin-5 receptor subunit alpha-like has protein sequence MNGTAIENFACVIFNVSFMNCTWHVGRTATEDTQYFLYWRPRKKDDVTECQNYIKDTCGRHIGCQFQNVTIENSNAYFLVNGSRSGQSIQSYEKKILLYQIEKLTPPLNVTVNCTEASHRCCIWWQPPRTSHVKKSSCFKYEIVIENKADAEKNTKTASKTTAIIEDNSYLYESFSSEKRYSIKIRATDAGFCLVSPNWGEWSTPVEFGMNGSAIENFSCVIYNIFLMNCTWQAGGDAPADTQYFLYWQKSREDNQMECELYIKDENCRNMGCIFQNVSIGIEKAYFLVNGSSKDSLIRFYDEYIDLYKIEKLMPPSNITVNCDEIKNDCIIQWQRPQISHSNKDMCFQYEINIKYKDNPKGKLIYTSIQEGGNSNIFLRSNTRKKYVLKMRAAGSACLVNPAWGEWSAPVEFGNEEIISSSVWILLGVAVATPLMALITIFFCKRAGCWKAAFPQIPGPKPSFFTLADTNSELMESKIQSITSENEEIVLVADLVR, from the exons ATGAATGGGACAGCCATTGAAAATTTTGCCTGTgtcatttttaatgtttccttcATGAACTGCACCTGGCATGTGGGCAGGACTGCTACAGAAGACACCCAATATTTCCTGTACTGGAGACCCCGGAA GAAAGACGATGTCACGGAATGCCAAAATTACATCAAAGATACCTGTGGAAGGCACATAGGATGTCAGTTTCAAAACGTGACAATAGAAAATAGCAATGCTTATTTCCTGGTAAATGGGTCCAGAAGTGGACAAAGCATTCAATCATATGAGAAGAAGATACTGCTATACCAAATTG AAAAACTCACCCCTCCATTAAATGTCACAGTGAACTGTACAGAAGCTTCTCACAGATGTTGTATTTGGTGGCAACCACCTCGCACAAGTCATGTGAAAAAAAGTAGCTGTTTCAAATATGAAATTGTCATAGAAAACAAG GCTGATGCtgagaaaaacaccaaaaccgCATCAAAAACA ACAGCAATCATTGAAGACAACTCCTACCTATATGAAAGCTTCAGTTCAGAAAAAAGGTACAGCATCAAAATCAGAGCAACAGATGCGGGCTTTTGTTTAGTAAGCCCAAACTGGGGAGAGTGGAGTACACCTGTGGAGTTTG GCATGAATGGGTCAGCCATTGAAAACTTCTCCTGTGTGATTTATAACATCTTCCTCATGAACTGCACttggcaggcaggaggggatgCTCCAGCAGACACACAGTATTTTCTCTACTGGCAGAAGTCAAG AGAGGACAATCAGATGGAATGTGAGCTTTACATTAAAGATGAAAATTGCAGAAATATGGGATGTATCTTCCAAAATGTGAGCATAGGGATTGAAAAAGCTTACTTCCTGGTGAATGGGTCTAGCAAAGACTCCCTAATCCGGTTCTATGATGAGTACATTGACCTATATAAAATAG AAAAGCTCATGCCTCCATCAAATATCACAGTCAACTgtgatgaaattaaaaatgattGCATAATTCAATGGCAACGACCCCAAATAAGTCATTCTAACAAAGACATGTGTTTTCAATATGAAATTAACATAAAGTATAAG GATAATCCTAAAGGAAAACTCATATATACTTCCATACAA GAAGGGGGAAATAGTAACATATTTCTAAGATCAAATACAAGAAAGAAGTACGTCTTGAAAATgagagcagctggcagtgcctgccTTGTGAACCCAGCCTGGGGGGAATGGAGTGCACCTGTTGAGTTTG GAAATGAGGAAATTATATCTTCTTCAGTATGGATTTTACTTGGGGTAGCAGTTGCAACACCATTAATGGCACtcatcacaatttttttctgcaaaag GGCTGGCTGTTGGAAGGCAGCATTTCCACAGATCCCAGGACCAAAACCTTCTTTTTTTACACTGGCTGATACAAATTCAGAG ctgaTGGAGAGCAAAATACAGTCAATAACATCTGAAAATGAAGAGATAGTATTAGTTGCTGACCTCGTGAGATAA